A stretch of the Papaver somniferum cultivar HN1 chromosome 6, ASM357369v1, whole genome shotgun sequence genome encodes the following:
- the LOC113286205 gene encoding germin-like protein subfamily T member 2: MAALFGIKTTSSFFLVLCLTVIMFFTLSCFSADPDPLQDICVADLNSTIKINGYPCKPDSEVTSDDFFYSGLVDEASTDNPEGFGVKRGDVTTFPGLNTQGLTVNRAFLAPGGIIPLHVHPRASESNFVIKGLVLFGFITTDDVLYAKVMKPRELSIIPRGLVHFAVNVGKEKADLLAVFNSQLPGFANIPTNLFNSTPTIPDYILAKNFRVDEKIMAIIKSKFGPNSSLPTGTLKDM, from the coding sequence ATGGCTGCTTTGTTTGGTATTAAAACTACATCATCATTCTTCCTAGTACTGTGTTTAACTGTGATCATGTTCTTTACTTTGTCATGCTTTTCTGCTGATCCCGACCCGCTTCAAGATATTTGTGTGGCTGACTTGAACTCCACAATTAAAATTAATGGGTACCCTTGCAAGCCGGATTCTGAAGTTACTTCAGATGATTTCTTCTATAGTGGCTTGGTGGATGAAGCAAGCACAGATAATCCCGAAGGATTTGGAGTGAAACGTGGTGATGTTACCACCTTCCCTGGGTTAAACACCCAGGGACTAACGGTAAACCGAGCCTTCCTTGCACCTGGTGGAATTATTCCACTTCACGTACACCCTCGAGCAAGTGAATCTAATTTTGTCATAAAAGGATTAGTCCTTTTTGGCTTCATAACTACTGACGATGTTCTGTACGCAAAGGTTATGAAACCAAGAGAGTTGTCTATTATTCCTAGAGGACTTGTGCACTTCGCAGTGAACGTTGGAAAGGAGAAGGCTGATCTGTTAGCTGTTTTCAATAGCCAACTGCCCGGATTTGCAAATATTCCCACTAACCTCTTCAATTCTACCCCAACAATTCCTGATTATATTTTGGCTAAGAATTTCCGAGTTGATGAGAAGATCATGGCTATCATAAAGTCTAAGTTTGGTCCCAATAGTTCTTTGCCTACTGGAACTTTGAAAGATATGTAG